In Dehalococcoidia bacterium, the sequence CGGTCTCCGCGTGATCAAGGCGCTGTGGAGCGGCGAGAAGGCCTCGATCGAGGGTGAGCGCTGGTCGCTGCACGACGCCGAGCTGCACCCGGCGCCGGCCCAGCGCCCCGGCCCGCCGCTGATCGTGGGCGGTGGAGGCGAGCGGCGCACGTTGCGCATCGTCGCCCGCTACGCCGACGAGTGGAACGCGGTCAACCTCGCGCCCGACGCCTACCGGGCCAAGCTGGCCGTGCTGGAGCGCCACTGCGCCGCCGAAGGACGCGATCCGCAGACGATCCGGCGCTCGATGATGTGCGCCTTTGTTATCGGCCGCGACGGGGCCGAGCTTGCGCGCCGCGCGGAGGCGATGCGCGCGGCCGTGCCGCCGCTGCAGGCGATCGCGCCTGGAGAGACGCCGAACACAAGATCGG encodes:
- a CDS encoding TIGR03560 family F420-dependent LLM class oxidoreductase, whose protein sequence is MRFGVMIEGQEGINWERWRHFSDLAEGLGYESLWRSDHFCSLQGRPQRDALETWISLADLAARSTRLRFGPLVCSMTFRHPALLARMAAGVDLLSGGRLELGVGAGWNVPEHEAFGIPFPPLKQRMDDLENGLRVIKALWSGEKASIEGERWSLHDAELHPAPAQRPGPPLIVGGGGERRTLRIVARYADEWNAVNLAPDAYRAKLAVLERHCAAEGRDPQTIRRSMMCAFVIGRDGAELARRAEAMRAAVPPLQAIAPGETPNTRS